The Streptomyces sp. ALI-76-A nucleotide sequence GGCTCCTGATCCTCATCGCGGCTCAGACCGCGTGGCTCATCGTCCGCCGCACCCACTGACCCTGAGGAGAACGTCAAATGGCTAGCTACGGACGCACCAGCGCCGACGAGGTCCGCGACTTCGCGAACCGGCAGGCGAGTCAACCCTTCACCCGCCCTCGCAACAGCGGGACCAGCAACAACGGCAAGGGAAACAAGTTCGCCAACGCGGGTGCCGCCGCGGGCGGGTTCGTCGGTGCGATGGGCGGCTCGTTCGTCCCGCCGATCAACGTCACCGTCAACAACAACAAGAACGCCCGCGCGGGCGGGGGCCGCTCCCACGCCCAGTCCCTGCTCCCCGCACCTGAGTTCACCTCGCCGGCGCAGGTCCGCAACTACTGCAACACCCTGCGCGCGGCCGGCGTGACGCTGTCCATCGAGGTGGCCATGGGCGCCGAGATCCTCAAGGGCGTACTGGCCGCGGTCCCGGACCCCGAGGGCCGCGCGTTCGGCTCCCGGATCCGCGCCGCGAAGGTGGCCCGCAAGATGCAAAAGGCCGCCGACGAGCTGCGGGCCGCGGCGAAGAACGCCGCCGCCTGCTACGCGACCTTCCAGCAGGAATACGAGGAAGAGATCAACCGCGTCCGCCACCGCGCCCGCAAGCCTCAGCAGCCGGTCATCGACTGGGCCCAGCAGTAAGGAGGGACGACCATGGCGCACAAGTGGACCGACCAGGACGGCCGGACCTACCCCCTCACCCTCCCCGCCGACACCGACGCAGGCACGGGCGGCAGTGTCCGGGCGTACCTGCTGCACCGGGCCAAGCCGCATCTTCCCCCGTGGCTGGGCTGGGCCGGTACCGGCCTGACCGGCGCGGTGGGGCACTGGCGGTGGGGCGACAGCGCCGCCGCCGGCGTCGGCCTCACCCTCGCCTCGGTCGCCCTGACCGGCGCCACCTGGTGGGCCGGCAAGGCCACCAGCCAGCAGCGCCGCCTGCACTCCGCCGTCACCGTCGCCGCCGGGTCCGCCTGGCTGACCGCCGCCTGCCTCGCGGGCCCGACGGCAGGTCCGATCGATGATCTGTTCCTGATGGGCGGGCCGGCGCTGGCCCTGTCGTGGAACGTGCGCATGGTCCTGCGCCACAACACCGAGGCCACCGGGCAGGGCGGCGACAAGGGCCTGATGGACAAGATCGGGCTGGCGCGGGCGCAGATCGGGGCGGCGAAGGTGGAACCCAACCGGGTCACCGCCCCCGTCGCGTTGGCCGCGGGTGAGCAGACCAACGACGACATGGCCAAGGCACTGGGCAACATCGCCTCAGCCCTGGACCTGCCGAAGAGCGCCGTGCGCTACACCCCCGACCCCGACTCCAACCGCCGCGGGGACCTGGTCATCGTCCCCGAAGACATGCTGGCCGACGTCGTCGAGTGGGAGGGCCCCTCCAACCTGGGAGGCTCGATCGCGGATCCGCTGGTCATCGGCCGCTACGACGACGGCTCCCTGCTCGTGATGTGGCTGCCCGGTGACCCGGAAGCGGGCCGCAACTCCACTCACGGCCTGGTCGCGGGCGGCACCGGTTCCGGCAAGGGCGATGCCGCCCTGAACCTGCTCACGGAGATCCTCTCCCGCCGGGACGTCATCGTGTGGTTCTCCGACCCGAAAGCGTTCCAGGACTTCGCCCCCCTGCGGCCCGGCCTGGACTGGGCCGTGGAGGGCGGATCCGGCACTGAGGTGATGGTGGCCGCTGTCGAGGCCGTCATCCCCGCCCGCACCCGCTGGCTGGGCGCCCACGGCTACCGCCAGTGGATCCCCGCGGCAGCCGAGACGCAGAACGACCCGGCACACTCCTGCCGCACGGACGGCAGCGCCTGCGGGTGCGCGGGCATGCCGTTCCTGGTCACCTGGTTCGAGGAAGCCGCCAACACCCTGCGCGCGCTGGGAGACGACGCGTTCACCGGCATCGCGCAGGAAGCCCGCGCCGCCGGTATCTCCCTGATCGTGTCGTTGCAGCGGCCGTCCTACGACCAGATGTCCACCAGCACCCGCGCTTCGCTGCCCTCCGTGATCGCGCTCGGTTGCGACCCGCGCGACGAGGGATTCGCCCTGCCGGACGAGGTCCTGGCCCAGGGCGCCCACCCGGGCGCGTGGGGCAACCGGCGGCCCGGCTACTGCTACGTCGTCTCTCCGGGCATCCCCGAGGACCGTTACGCCTCCCCGGGACGCACCTGGCGCTTCACCACCCGCGCGGTGCCGGTCATGGAACTGCTGGCCACCTGGGCACAGCGCAACGGCGCCACCGCCGACCCCATCACCGCCCGCGCGGCATCCAGCGTGGCCGGCAACGCCTACACCGGCCGTCCCGCCGACGACGGCGCCCTGCAGCCGACGGCGTTGCGGGCCGTCCAGGAGGAGGATGACATGGACGACATCGGCCCGCGCGTGGACCCCGAGGACCAGCACATCGACCCCGAGGCCGAACTCCCCGAGCCGGAGCAGGGCGACGATGTCCCGCTCTTCGGGCAGGAGACGGGCCGCAAGCCCTCCCCGGAAGAGGCACGGGAGCTGTTCGCCCGGGCGCTGGAGGAGTTCGAGGACGCCGGCCAGATGGTCGTCGGCCCGAAGGACTTCATGGACTGGTGCGACCGGCACAACCTCTCCCGCCCGTGGGTGTCCGCCCGGCTCAAGGAAGCCGCCCTGGACGGGCGGCTGGAGCCGACGAACACCACCGGCCGGTGGCGCATCGTCCCCGCCCTGACAGCCGCCTGACGCCTGACACCGTCACGGTCGCCTGACACCCAAAACCCTAGGCAAAACCGGTGTCACAAACGCATGACGCCCCCGGCGTGACACCCCTGACACCCCTGCCTGACACCCACACGCGCGGGCCCGCGCCACACCCTGGCGCGGGCCCGCGGCCCACCCGGAAGGATCACCCGTGGCCCGCACCGAACAGCCCGCGGACATCGAACTCCACCACCCCATCCCGATCACCACCCACCCGCACACACACGCACCCGTACTCGTGCAGCCGGGGACCGCGAGCGCCGTGCAGTCCATCGTGCTGCCGGACGGCCGTGTCGTCACCGGCTACGCCATCAACCCCGCCCAGCCCGAACCCCTCACCGCCAAGCCGCCCGTCTCCCGCACGGCGGTCAACGTCGCCCTCGGAGGCGTCGGGTTCCTCGCCGTGTGCGGCGGCCTGCTGCTGCTCACCTCGTTCATCGCCGCCCTGACTGCGTTCATCACCCAACTGATCACCCTGGCCGCAGTCATCTTCGGCGGCTGGATCGCCGTGCAGATCTTCAGCACTGGTGGCCGTCAGGGCGGCACCACCTTCAACATCCGCAAGGCCGTGATCAAACGCAACCACTTCCACGGCTAGCTACGCCAAGGGCGGCCCCCGTCTCACGCCAATGAATCCGGGGCCGCCCTTGAACACCCAGCACCTTCAACAGGACTGGAGACACTCAGCATGACGCAACCCAACGACATTCGGCGAGTGCGCGGCCTACGGCCAAAGCTGCTGGACCTGTACTGCAAGCAGGGCGGCGCCGCCAAGGGCTACACCGATGCCGGGTTCGACGTGACCGGCGTCGACAAAGACCCGCAGCCCCGCTACCCGTACCGGTTCGTTCAGGCGGACGCCATCGCGTTCGTCCTTGAGTACGGGGCGGAGTTCGGCTTCATCCACGCGTCCCCGCCCTGCCAGTTCGACAGCGACTGCAAGCGGATCCGGGGCAACGACCACCCCGACCTGATCGACCCGACCCGCGACGCCCTGGAGACCACCGGGCGCCCGTGGGTGATGGAAAACGTCGGCGGCGCTGTCCGGAAGCTGAACGCTCCCGTGATGCTGTGCGGGCAGATGTTCGCCCTGGCCAACTACCGCCACCGGTTCTTTGAGGCCGGCGGCGGCTTCATCCTAGACCAGCCGGACCACCCGCCGCACCTGGTCCCCCAGGCCAAGATGGGCCGCCCCGTCCCGCCCGGCCATTACGGCCAGTTCGTCGGCAACTTCTCCGGCGTCCAGGCGGCCCGCGACCTTCTCGGGGTGCCGTGGATGAACCGCGACGGCATCCGCGAGTGCATCCCGCCCGCCTACGCCCGCCACATCGGACGGGCCGCCCTCGGCCACCTGCGCCCGGAGCTGGAGGTGGCGGCGTGAACGAGCACCTGCACACCGCCCTGCGTCTCGCCTCCGACAACGTGCCCGTGCTGCCGCTGCGGAAGGGCAAGGTGCCTTTCGGGAACTGCCCGGCTTGTGCGCAGAACGCGTGCGGTGGTCGGCCGAACATGAAGACCCCCGGGCCCTGCGGCTGCCTGGCTCCCTGCCACGGCTGGGCCGCCGCCACCACCGACCCCGGCGTCCTGCGCTCCCGAGCATGGGCGCGGGCATGGCGCGACGCGGCAGCGGTGGCCTACCACCCCGGCGGCGCCGGCCTCACCATCGTCGACCTCGACAACGTGGAAGCCATCGCGTGGGCCCGAGGGAGCCTGCCCGCCACCCGAACCGTGCGGACGACGCGCGGTGAGCACTGGATCTACCAGGGCGTCATGCAGTCCGCCAACGCCGTACGGCCCGGCGTGGACATCAAGTCGACCATGTCCTACGTCCGCTGCCTTGGCCCCGGCACCGGCACCATGACCGCCCTGCCGGACGCCGTTCGCGCGCTGGTCGTGAAGGAACCGCCCACCGTCCGGCCGGCGCCCCGTTCCATCTCCGTGCCCGCCCGGTCCGGCGGCTGCCCCCACCGCACGCCCGCCTTTCTGGAACGGGGCATCGCCATGGCGGAGCAGCGCATCACGGAAGCCCGCAGCGCGGTGCACGTGGCCGTGTACCGGACGTTCCTCGCCGTGCTGTCGACCCACGGCCGGTGCGGCTGCCTCACCGACACCCACATCACACGCCTGTTCACCGCCGCGCAGACCAAGGGGGAGACCCTGCGGCACTGCACCGAGGCGTGGGCCAACGCCCGCACCACGTTGGGACTGTGACCATGTCCGACGACGAGAAGAACCCTGCACGCCAGGTCATCACCGACTACGCACAAAGCCACTTCCGGTACTTCCGCACCGCAGACGGCACCGTGTACGCGCAGAAGAACGGCCACCCCGTGGCCCGCCCGATCCGCTCCCAGGGCACCACAGGAAGTCACCGGCAGGAACTCATGGTCGGCCTCTTCCGCGACGGCGTGGGCGTCTTCAACGGCACCGCCATGAAAGAGGCCCTGGACCTGATCGAAGCCCTCGCACTGACCGAGGACGTGCAGCCCGTGCACATCCGCGTCGCCCCCGGATTCGACGGAGCGACGTGGCTGGACCTGGGCCGCAACGACGGGCAATCCGTGCGTATCCACCCCACCGGCTGGGACATCCTCACCCCGGACCCGCGTGAGGTGTGCTGGCGCCGCACCCAGCTCACCGGGGAACTGCCCCTCCCGACCAAGGACACCAACGGCAAGGGCATCGACCTGCTGATGCGGCTGTGCAACTTCGCCAACGCCGAGACCGAGTGCCTGGCCATCGCCTGGCTCATCGGCTGCCTGGCTCCCTCCGTACCCGTCCCCGCCCCGTTCCTCACCGGACCGCAGGGCGCGGGCAAGTCCACCGGCGGACGGATGCTCGTACGGATCATCGAGGGCATGACCGGGGACCTGCGCCGGGCACCGAAGGATGAGGAAAACCTGATCGCAGCGGTAGCGGCCGGTTGGGTCACGGCGCTGGACAACCTCTCTCACATGACCCCGGACCTGTCCGACGCGATGTGCTGCATCGTCACCGGAGCCGAGAACGTCAAACGCGCCCTGTTCACCGACGGGGACGTCTTCCGCGTCGGCTACCGCCGCCCACTGCTCCTGACCGGCATCGACGTGGGAGTCATCCGCCCCGACCTCGCCGAACGCCTCCTGCCCCTGCGCCTGGAACGCCCCCGCGTCCGGCGCACCGAGGCCGAACTGTGGTCGGACTTCGCCCAGGTCCTGCCTGTCATCCTCGGCTCGCTCCTGGACCTCACCGTGCAAGTGCGGGCGGCTGAGGCGGACATCCCCACCGACCTGCGCATGGCCGACTTCGCCCACCTGTGCGCACAGCTCGACGCGGCCACCGGTCTGGGAGCGCTCACCGCCTACCGTGCCAGCCTGGACGACCTCAATGACGACGTCATCGAGGGCGACCTGTTGGCACAGACCGTGCTCAAGCACGCCGCCGGCATCGACCCGGACACCGAGCAGCGGATGACATCGGCCGAGTGGCTGCACTGCCTCACCGGCCTCTACAGCGGCGAGGACTTCCGTCCCCTGCCCAAAGGGTGGCCGACCACCGGCAAGGTGCTCTCAGACCGCCTCAAGCGCCTACAGCCCACCCTCGCCGCCCGAGGCGTCCTCATCGACTGGGGACGCAACAACACAGCCCGCTACATCGAAATGGCCCGCCCGTCCGCCGCACCACCCCCGCACGCGCAGGAAGCCGCGTTCTGACCGGCTAGCCCCGGGCTACCGCCCGCACAAGCAAGAGGAGCACCCAGCCCGCGTGCTCCTCTTGCTGTTCGGCGGCGGCGCCGCCCTGCCCAGGTCGTGCCGCGAAGCGGCTCCTTCTTCACGCCCTGAGCCGCACACCACAACAGACACCACCCCCTCCTTTGTCCGAAGTAGAGAGACGCTGCGTCACCTGCGTCACCCACGCACCCCAAACGGCCCGCGACCTGCCGAAAGAGCGGTGACGCAGACGGCCCCCCGCTGCGTCACCCCGCGTCACCTGCGTCACCCCGTGACGCAGGTCTGCGTCACCCGTGACACAACCTCTGACCCCTGCGTCACCCAAAAGCCGCAGGTCAGCGCCATAAGTGACGCACATGACGCAGGTGACGCAGAAATCCGCACCTCGGACACACGCGGACTCCCGACACATCACGCACGGAGGCGCCTCATCGATACCGCACTTGATCGGCCGGACCCCCGCGCCATCCTCCGTAGCGGTCTCCCCGACCGCTACCTCACCCCCGACGACATCGCCGAGATCTTCGAGGTGCCCAAGGAAACGGTCTACCAGTGGCGCAAGAAACGGACCGGCCCGCCCGGATTCCGCATCGGCAAGTACGTCCGCTACGACCCCGCCGATGTGAGCGCCTACATCACTCAGCGCAAGGCCGAGGACGCCGCCGCTGCGTGAACCAATAAATCACCCACAGAGCAGGGAGAGCCGTTCGCGGTTCTCCCTGCTCTGTGTCGAGAGAGGACTACTGCCAGATGGCAGGCCACATCCAAGACCGGTGGTACAAGACCGAAGCCGACGCCGCCGGCAAGCCCCGCCGGGTACGGACGGATCGCTACGGCATGGGCCGGCGATACCGCGCCCGCTACATAGGTCCGGACGGGACAGAGAAGAGCAAGTCATTCCCCGACGGACAGAAGCGACTGGCTGACCAGTGGCTTGCCCACATCGAGGCCGACATGTCGCGCGGTCAGTACGTCGACCCTGCGGCCAGCCGCGTTACGTTCCGGCAGTACGCCGAGAAGTGGCTGAAGACGCAGACGACCGAGATGACCACGCGAGAGTCAGTCGAGTCCTCGATTCGCGGCCACGCGATTCCATACCTCGGGTCGCGACCGCTCGGTTCCTTCAAGCCGGAACACATCCGGGATTGGCTGAGCGAATTGGAGGGGGCCGTCCCTGCCTCGTCGTACCGGCGCGTGATCTACAACAACGTTTCGACGGTCCTCAATGCGGCTGTCGACGACGGCCACCTGTCGAAGAACCCTTGCCACGCGCAATCCGTGCGGCCCCCTGCGGCAGGAACTGGCCGCGTTGTGCCGTGGAGCGCAGAGCGCATTTTCGCCGTACGGGCAGCTCTGCCGGAGCGCTACCGCGCGACGGTCGACCTCGGGGGCGGATGCGGACTCCGGCAAGGGGAGATCTTCGGGCTTCCTGTCGACGAAATCGGCTTCGACTCCGGATGGCTGCACATCGCCAATCAGGTAAAGGTGACGAAGCAGGGTCTCGTGTTCTCCCCGCCGAAGCGGAACAAGGTCCGCGACGTCCCCTTGCCGGACCGCGTCGCGCACGTCCTCAAGCAGCATATGGAGACGTTCCCCCCGGTAGAGATCACCCTGCCGTGGCTCCGGCCGGATGGTCCGCTCGTCACCAAGCGGCTGCTGTTCACTCGTCTCGATGGCGCGGGGGCGGTTCGACGAACCGACTTCAACGACCGGGCTTGGAAACCCGCTCTTGTCGCGGCTGGGGTGATCCCCCAGCCGAAGCCGGGCGAGCGGCACCAGGCAGCCCGCGAACACGGCATGCACGCCCTCAGGCACTTCTACGCCTCGGTGCTGCTGGACGCCGGCGAGAACGTCAAGGCGCTGAGTCACTACCTCGGGCACAACGATCCGGGGTTCACGCTCCGGGTCTACACGCACCTCATGCCGAGCAGCGACGCACGGGCCCGGAAGGCCGTGGACGGCCTGTACGAGGGCACCGTTCCGGCGCCTGACGGCCCAGAGACGGCCCAGGGGCAGTGAGACACCATGGGGCCGACGGTCCACGACCGTCGGCCCCATCAGTCGAATCAGCGGGAAACCCGCCCTGACCTGCCCTTACAGCACCGGCAGGTTCTTCCGCAGCTCGAACGCGGTGACCTCGCTGCGGTACTCCTCCCACTCCTGGCGCTTGTTGCGCAGGAAGAAGTCGAAGACGTGCTCGCCGAGCGTCTCGGCGACCAGGTCGCTGCGTTCCATCAGGGTCAGGGCCTCGCCGAGGTTCTGCGGGAGGGGCTCGATGCCCATCGCGCGGCGCTCGGCGTCGGAGAGGGCCCAGACGTCGTCCTCGGCGCCCGGGGGAAGCTCGTAGCCCTCCTCGACGCCCTTGAGGCCGGCGGCCAGGAGCATCGCGTACGCCAGGTACGGGTTGGCGCCGGAGTCGATGGAGCGGACCTCGATGCGGGCCGAGCCGGTCTTGCCGGGCTTGTACATCGGGACGCGGACCAGGGCGGAGCGGTTGTTGTGGCCCCAGCAGATGTAGGACGGGGCCTCGCCGCCGGCGCCGGCGGTGCGCTCGGTGCCGCCCCAGATGCGCTTGTAGGAGTTCACCCACTGGTTGGTGATGGCGGCGATCTCCGCGGCGTGCTTGAGCAGGCCCGCGATGAAGGAACGGCCGACCTTGGAGAGCTGGTACTCCGCGCCGGACTCGTAGAAGGCGTTGCGGTCGCCCTCGAAGAGCGAGAGGTGCGTGTGCATGCCGGAGCCGGGGTGCTCGGAGAACGGCTTGGGCATGAAGGTCGCCTGGACGCCCTGCTCCAGCGCCACCTGCTTCATGACCAGGCGGAAGGTCATGATGTTGTCGGCCGTGGAGAGCGCGTCGGCGTAGCGCAGGTCGATCTCCTGCTGGCCGGGGGCGCCCTCGTGGTGGGAGAACTCGACCGAGATGCCCATCGACTCCAGCATGGTGATCGCCTGGCGGCGGAAGTCCATGCCGATGTTCTGCGGGGTGTGGTCGAAGTAGCCGGAGTTGTCGGCCGGGGTGGGGCGCGAGCCGTCGAGCGGGCGGTCCTTCAGCAGGAAGAACTCGATCTCCGGGTGGGTGTAGAAGGTGAAGCCCAGGTCGGAGGTGCGGGCCAGGGCGCGCTTGAGCACGTACCGCGGGTCCGCGAAGGACGGGGAGCCGTCCGGCATGAGGATGTCGCAGAACATCCGGGCGGTGCCGGGGGCCTCCGCGCGCCACGGCAGGACCTGGAAGGTCGACGGGTCCGGCTTGGCGATCATGTCGGACTCGTAGACCCGGGCGAAGCCCTCGATCGCGGAGCCGTCGAAACCGATGCCCTCGTCGAAAGCCTGCTCGAGCTCGGCCGGGGCCACGGCGACGGACTTGAGGAAGCCCAGCACGTCCGTGAACCACAGGCGTACGAACCGGATGTCACGCTCCTCCAACGTCCGGAGCACGAACTCCTGCTGCTTGTCCATCTTGCGCTTCCCCATCCTTGCTGGTCAGGCCGCCTGTCTCCGGTCCTGCGGAGGCGGGTCGGGCACCCGAGCATCCCACCACAACACCATTTCGTGCGCGTTGCGCACCTTGATCTTCCAGCCGACCTCGGTGTGAACGCCTCACGTCCGGCAGATGCACTGCTCTGCCGCCCATCTTGCCTGCTCGGACCGACATCCGTAATGCCGGGACTCCCCCCGCCTGACGGACGCCCCGGGGAGCGGGCCGGCGGGCCCGTTCTTCGGCCATTCCTGTGCCCGGTCTACGAGAGTCCTTTCCCTCCCCCTTACGATCAGCGGACCGACCGGCCCCCTTTCCCCGAAGGACATCGCATGGGCTCCGCCAAGAACAGCACCAACGCGACCCGCAAGGAGCGCATAGAGGAGATGCGGCGCGCCGAACAGGCCCGGGAGCGCCGCAGCCGGATCCTCACCGTCGCCGCGAGCGTGGTGGTCGTCGCCGGTCTCGTCGTGGGCGGCGTCGTCCTCGTGCGGTCGCAGTCCGACGACAGCGGTTCGGTGGCCGACGCGAAGACCACCGGGAAGTTCGTCACCGGCGCGGACGGCGTGAAGAAGTGGGACGGCAAGCTCAGCCAGACCCACGTCACCAAGGCCGTGAAGTACCCGACCGAGCCTCCCGTCGGCGGCGACCACAACCAGGTCTGGATGAACTGCAACGGCGACGTCTACACCGAGGAACTCAACAACGTGAACGCCGTGCACTCCCTGGAGCACGGCGCGGTGTGGGTGACGTACACCAGCAAGGCCGCCAAGGCGGACGTGGACGCGCTGGCGGCGAAGGTGAAGCGGACGCCGTACACGCTGATGAGCCCGGACGAGAAGCAGGCCGACCCGATCATGCTGACCGCCTGGGGCCACCAGCGCACGGTGACCGGCGCCGACGACCCGAACGTGGACACGTTCCTCTCCAAGTTCGTGCAGGGCGAGCAGACGCCGGAGCCGGGCGCCGCGTGCACGGGGGGGCTGGCGAAGTGAGGTCCGCCGGTGTGGCCGTCGCCGTGGCCGGGGTGCTGGTCGCGGCGGGTGCCATCAGCTATGCCGTGGCCGAGGACGACGGTTCGCAGGAGATCCCCGCCGCCGACTCGGCGGACGCCGGGTTCGCCCGGGACATGGCGGTGCACCACCAGCAGGCCGTGGAGATGTCGTACATCGTGCGCGACCGCACCGACGACGAGGAGGTCCGGCGCCTCGCCTACGACATCGCGCAGACGCAGGCCAACCAGCGCGGCATGCTGCTGGGCTGGCTCGATCTGTGGGGGCTGCCGAAGGTGTCCGCGGACCCGCCGATGACCTGGATGGGCATGGGTGACATGGCCTCGGGCAAGGACGGGGCGCTGATGCCGGGCATGGCGACCAACAGCGAGATGGAGAAGCTGAACACCCTCCGGGGCGAGCAGGCCGAGGTCTTCTTCCTCCAGTTGATGACGGACCATCACGAGGGCGGCGTCCACATGGCCGGGGGCTGCGCGAACCGGTGCGCGGTCGGCGTGGAGAAGCGGCTCGCGCAGGGCATGGTCGACGGTCAGCGGTCGGAGATCCAGTTGATGGCGGGCCTGCTGAAGGAGCGGGGCGCCAAGCCCCGGCCGTAGGGCGGGCAGGCGCGGAGGTCGCGGGCCCGAAGGGGCTGCGGGCCCGAAGGGGCTGCGGGTGCGGGCGCGGGCGCGGGCGAGCGCCATGAGGGCGGGAACCTCCCGGGACGCACCCCCGGCAGGCGCGGGCCGTGGGTGCGGGGGTACGGAGGGACAAGGGCCCGTCAGCCCATCGTGTCGCTCTGACGATTACACTGGCCGTGTGTCTCGACCCGGACGCGTGCTGACGAGATCCTCCGCGTTCGTCCTCCGTGCCCGTCCACTCCTCCCGAGGAAGCACCTTTGAACTTCTGGTCGGTCTATCAGCACGGCTTCGCCCGCGTCGCGGCGTGCACGGGTCACACCGTCATCGCGGACCCTCCCGCCAACGCCGCCGCGGTCCTGCGCCAGGCGCGCGCGTGCGCGCGGGACGGGGTCGCGGTCGCCGTCTTCCCCGAGCTGGGCCTGTGCGGCTACTCGATCGAGGACCTGCTGCTCCAGGACGCGCTGCTGGACGAGGTCGAGCAGGCGCTCCGGTCCGTGGTGGAGGGGTCGGCGGACCTGCTGCCGGTGCTGGTCGTCGGGGCCCCGCTGCGCCACCGCAACCGGATCTACAACTGCGCGGTGATCGTGCACCGCGGCCGGATCCTCGGTGTCGTGCCCAAGTCGTACCCCCCGAACTACCGGGAGTTCTACGAGCGCCGGCAGATCGCCGGGGGCGACGACGAGCGCGGCGGGACGATCCGGGCCGGCGGCCAGGAGGTGCCGTTCGGCGTGGACCTGCTGTTCGCGGCGGCGGACGTGCCCGGCCTGGTGCTGCACGCCGAGGTCTGCGAGGACATGTGGGTCCCGGTGCCGCCGAGCGCCGAGGCCGCCCTGGCCGGCGCGACCGTCCTGGTCAACCTCTCGGGCAGCCCGATCACGGTCGGCCGGGCCGAGGACCGCAAGCTGCTGTGCCGCTCGGCGTCCTCCCGCTGCCTCGCCGCGTACGTCTACTCGGCGGCCGGCCTCGGCGAGTCGACCACCGACCTGTCCTGGGACGGGCAGACCCTGATCTACGAGAACGGGGTGCTGCTGGCGGAGTCCGACCGCTTTCCGGACGGCGAGCAGTACGCGGTGGCCGACGTGGACCTCGACCTGCTGCGGCAGGAGCGGATGCGGATGGGCACGTTCGACGAGAACCGCCGTACGCACGCCGCGCGGACCGCGGACTTCCGGACGGTGTCCTTCGCACTCGACCCGCCGCACACGGACCTGGGGCTGCGCCGCCGTCTCGAGCGGTTCCCGTTCGTGCCCGCCGACTCCGACCGGCTGGCCCTGGACTGCTACGAGGCGTACAACATCCAGGTCGCCGGGTTGCAGCAGCGGCTCGCCGCGATCGGCGGCCCGAAGGTGGTCATCGGGGTGTCCGGCGGGCTCGACTCCACGCACGCGCTGATCGTCGCCGCGCAGGCGATGGACCGCGCGGGCCGCCCGCGCACCGACATCCTGGCCTTCACCCTGCCCGGCTTCGCCACCAGCGACCACACCAAGGACAACGCCCACAAGCTGATGCGCTCCCTCGGCGTCACCGCGGCGGAGCTGGACATCACGCCGACCGCGCGGCTGATGCTGAAGGAGATGGACCACCCGTTCGCCTCCGGCGAGCCGGTGTACGACGTCACCTTCGAGAACGTGCAGGCCGGCCTGCGCACCGACTACCTGTTCCGGCTGGCCAACCAGCGCGGCGGCATCGTGCTCGGGACGGGTGACCTGTCGGAGCTGGCGCTCGGCTGGTCCACGTACGGCGTGGGCGACCAGATGAGCCACTACAACGTCAACTCGGGCGTCCCGAAGACGCTGATGCAGCATCTGATCCGCTGGGTCATCGCCAGCGGGCAGTTCGACGAGGACACCGGGAAGACGCTCGCCGCGATCCTCGACACCGAGATCAGCCCGGAACTCGTACCGGGCGAGGAGATGCAGTCCACCGAGTCCAGGATCGGTCCGTACGCGCTGCACGACTTCACTCTCTTCCACGTGCTGCGCTACGGCTTCAGGCCGTCGAAGATCGCCTTCCTGGCCTGGCACGCCTGGCACGACGCGGAGGCCGGCGCCTGGCCGCCGAACTTCCCGGAGGCCAAGCGGGTGGCGTACGACCTGCCTCAGATCCGGCAGTGGCTGGAGGTGTTCTGCCGTCGCTTCTTCG carries:
- a CDS encoding site-specific integrase translates to MAGHIQDRWYKTEADAAGKPRRVRTDRYGMGRRYRARYIGPDGTEKSKSFPDGQKRLADQWLAHIEADMSRGQYVDPAASRVTFRQYAEKWLKTQTTEMTTRESVESSIRGHAIPYLGSRPLGSFKPEHIRDWLSELEGAVPASSYRRVIYNNVSTVLNAAVDDGHLSKNPCHAQSVRPPAAGTGRVVPWSAERIFAVRAALPERYRATVDLGGGCGLRQGEIFGLPVDEIGFDSGWLHIANQVKVTKQGLVFSPPKRNKVRDVPLPDRVAHVLKQHMETFPPVEITLPWLRPDGPLVTKRLLFTRLDGAGAVRRTDFNDRAWKPALVAAGVIPQPKPGERHQAAREHGMHALRHFYASVLLDAGENVKALSHYLGHNDPGFTLRVYTHLMPSSDARARKAVDGLYEGTVPAPDGPETAQGQ
- the glnA gene encoding type I glutamate--ammonia ligase, translated to MDKQQEFVLRTLEERDIRFVRLWFTDVLGFLKSVAVAPAELEQAFDEGIGFDGSAIEGFARVYESDMIAKPDPSTFQVLPWRAEAPGTARMFCDILMPDGSPSFADPRYVLKRALARTSDLGFTFYTHPEIEFFLLKDRPLDGSRPTPADNSGYFDHTPQNIGMDFRRQAITMLESMGISVEFSHHEGAPGQQEIDLRYADALSTADNIMTFRLVMKQVALEQGVQATFMPKPFSEHPGSGMHTHLSLFEGDRNAFYESGAEYQLSKVGRSFIAGLLKHAAEIAAITNQWVNSYKRIWGGTERTAGAGGEAPSYICWGHNNRSALVRVPMYKPGKTGSARIEVRSIDSGANPYLAYAMLLAAGLKGVEEGYELPPGAEDDVWALSDAERRAMGIEPLPQNLGEALTLMERSDLVAETLGEHVFDFFLRNKRQEWEEYRSEVTAFELRKNLPVL
- a CDS encoding DUF3105 domain-containing protein, which translates into the protein MGSAKNSTNATRKERIEEMRRAEQARERRSRILTVAASVVVVAGLVVGGVVLVRSQSDDSGSVADAKTTGKFVTGADGVKKWDGKLSQTHVTKAVKYPTEPPVGGDHNQVWMNCNGDVYTEELNNVNAVHSLEHGAVWVTYTSKAAKADVDALAAKVKRTPYTLMSPDEKQADPIMLTAWGHQRTVTGADDPNVDTFLSKFVQGEQTPEPGAACTGGLAK
- a CDS encoding DUF305 domain-containing protein translates to MAVAVAGVLVAAGAISYAVAEDDGSQEIPAADSADAGFARDMAVHHQQAVEMSYIVRDRTDDEEVRRLAYDIAQTQANQRGMLLGWLDLWGLPKVSADPPMTWMGMGDMASGKDGALMPGMATNSEMEKLNTLRGEQAEVFFLQLMTDHHEGGVHMAGGCANRCAVGVEKRLAQGMVDGQRSEIQLMAGLLKERGAKPRP
- a CDS encoding NAD(+) synthase yields the protein MNFWSVYQHGFARVAACTGHTVIADPPANAAAVLRQARACARDGVAVAVFPELGLCGYSIEDLLLQDALLDEVEQALRSVVEGSADLLPVLVVGAPLRHRNRIYNCAVIVHRGRILGVVPKSYPPNYREFYERRQIAGGDDERGGTIRAGGQEVPFGVDLLFAAADVPGLVLHAEVCEDMWVPVPPSAEAALAGATVLVNLSGSPITVGRAEDRKLLCRSASSRCLAAYVYSAAGLGESTTDLSWDGQTLIYENGVLLAESDRFPDGEQYAVADVDLDLLRQERMRMGTFDENRRTHAARTADFRTVSFALDPPHTDLGLRRRLERFPFVPADSDRLALDCYEAYNIQVAGLQQRLAAIGGPKVVIGVSGGLDSTHALIVAAQAMDRAGRPRTDILAFTLPGFATSDHTKDNAHKLMRSLGVTAAELDITPTARLMLKEMDHPFASGEPVYDVTFENVQAGLRTDYLFRLANQRGGIVLGTGDLSELALGWSTYGVGDQMSHYNVNSGVPKTLMQHLIRWVIASGQFDEDTGKTLAAILDTEISPELVPGEEMQSTESRIGPYALHDFTLFHVLRYGFRPSKIAFLAWHAWHDAEAGAWPPNFPEAKRVAYDLPQIRQWLEVFCRRFFAFAQFKRSAMPNGPKVSAGGSLSPRGDWRAPSDGTARAWLRDLARFDIPETDG